The DNA sequence TGTTTTGAAGGAGCAGTTGAATATGTAATCAATAAAAAGTTCCTTTTTAAGACTTTGGTTTAAATTCTTTGAACACCAACTCTTCAACTTTCTACTCTGCCTCAGTTCTTACACATTTAATTTACTCATTATAAGACTCTCACCAAGGATCAACTGACAAGACTGTAATACTAAAGTGAGTAACGATGAATGCATACCTTGAAATTGATGAATCGGCTTTCCTTATTGATGACTGCAGAATAGGCATCACTATGGAAAAAAGACGCTGCTTATAGAGCGGTCTTATTATTGTatgaaattttctatttaaacAAATCTTAGAATCGCTCATAAGAAGATGAAAAGCATCTGCGGCACTTTTCTGTACAGAGGGATGCAAATCCTGCGTCAAATTTGATGCCCAAATATTCCCCTCTGGCAATATGCACTCCAAAAGAATCATGACAACATCTTTTACTTTTTCATGACCACGCAACAGTAAACCTTTCCCAACCCACGCAAGTCCAACTATGGCATTGATTTGAAGTTGTCTATGGTTCACAAAACCAAGACATAATTCAGCAAGACTCATTTCGTTCCCACTACTCAAGGCACCACTGTCTTGGGGATTCCATGATCTTGTTTTCAAAAGTATATCAATGGCTTCTTCTAACATGAAACCATTCGACATCTCAGCTCTGTATGACTTCGTACCAAGTTTATTGATTATAGAACCTAATGCTTGAGCTGAAGAAACATGTCCCTTGAGGAGTGTCGTCAGAAACAAATGCAGTATCTCTTTTATATTTGGAATCTCAACTCTAGgctgaattgcaataattactGATgcaaataatgataataataattcatcTTTTCCAGAAACATTGTCTGCATGCAGAGTAAGTTGTAGCCCTTCAAGTTCGACTGGAATGAAAGTCAAAGGAGATTTCTTCGGTAGAAGAGATGTATTCGATGCAAGTACAGTATAGGCCTTCTGAATTATGGTGTTCTGGAGTTCCCATGAACAACTTGCAACAGTAACCTTCATCGCCATAGTCGTTGCATTAAGAAGCCCCTAAagcaaaaaaagaaagaaagaaagaaagaaatctAACTTCACCACTTCTTGGAGCATATTGATTGAAGTTTTGTTTTCAATTCAACCATAAAAACCAGACAGAGGCAGAATAGAAATGAAAGACACTTTTTAGCCTATATAGCATTTAAGAACTATAAATAActagagaaaaaagaaaagacaaCGGTAGATCTACACACTTTTTcctggagttgaatactatggGACATCCAGCTCTCAACACGTTCCCAAATGTTTACGATGAAACGCAACAGGACCTCCACGAGACCGTCAACTTCCCGGATCCTGAGACCATTCAAACATAAGTCTTCATAATAATAGAGGATAAATTATAACTGCAATCTACTATACATCATGCGTGTGAGAAGACACAAAATATCACAATGAAGTGAGGTAAGATTTTGGTTGTGGAGATTATGTATTCTTAAAAAGTTGGCAATATCATTGGAACATTAGACTGAGTACCTACCACGGAATGACCTTTTTAGAATAGCATTGCATAAGTTGAATTGCTAATTCAGCAGAACTTTTATTCCCAAGGACCTAAACACAGATTGTGAGTTCAGTGAACAATTAAAATAACCACTAAAATGAATGAGAACAGAACAAAAACCAAAACCATAAACTTCAGACCCTTCCAAAAATTTCAAATGAAAATACTATGTTAGATGGAAAGTTACGTACAAAATAATCATCAAGGTTGGCAAATATAGCCCCTTCCAACCCTTCAACAATCATCAGCATATGATTCTGTCCAGTTGCACCAAGTTCAGATAACACTTCCAGTTTGAGTGGAAAAGGCAGGGTAAATTTATCATTAGACAATGATGAAACAATTTTTTCAACAACAATATTTGTATAGCTCAGTCCCTTCTCCGACTCATTAGATTTACTGATGAAAGAGCCGATGAGAACTAATGCCTTCATAGCAAGCTTCCATAACAACATCTGTTTGAAATCCACGAGTATAACTGACACAAGTGTTGTCAAAATACTCTCGAATATACTTTTTGATATTGGTAAGTGACCTTCAGGAAAGGTAGCCAAAATCTGCAAGCTCTTTACTGCAAAACAATGCTATTAAAAATTTACATACTGTTAATGAGAATATACAATATAAGAACTTAAAAGAAGAAACGAATTTACTAGAAATTACAGAAGCAGACTTTTCAACATCTCATGACATTAATTCAAAGGAAAATAGTACCGAAGTGCAATTTATACCTTCTACAAGCCAACCCAAACATAAAAAATCTAGTTCTCACCCCTCCCCTCAATAAAGTGGCAAGGAAAATACAAAatgtgtttaaaatgtattttccaATCAAAACAGTTACTTGTTTAACCAGACAAAACATGTATTTGAAATCAAACCATTTACCTCTAAAGTAAATATCCACATCATGAACAGCTTCAGTAGCAGTTGCAACAAGGGTGGGGCAGAGAATTTGAATTAGTGAATCAAAACAGTTCCGAATGATGCAACAGCATGCCTCATGAGCTGAAAAAGAGTTAGAAGCAAGTTCTCCAAAGTCTACAATCAAATCTCTACATGCTGCAAGGAGTTCCACAGAGAGATATAGAGCTCCAAAATTTAGGAAGTGATCCCCAGATGAATTTCCTTCGAGAATACCCACCAAGCGGGGAAAAAAAGTTTCAAACACTCTATTACAAGAAACAATGGATGTTTTTGAGGTAATATATAGAATGCGACCAACAACATGTAGCCTTTCTTTGCCTTCCAATGGGATATCATTGTATCTTCTGTAACTTGTAATAATGTTGAAAATGCTACTTATGTCTTCATCATCcagaattaaacttaaatataaatCATTATTTTGCAAAACAACTATTCCTAGGAGCACTAAAGCTTCGGCTGCAATTTCATTTTCCTGAAACCCAAGACCATTTATTGATTCTGATGTAACAGCTTCAGTAGGCTCTTTTACTGAAGTACTaatttcacttttaattgaacTCCAAATAGCTCCAGCATGTTTGGTCATCCTGTCTGCTCCATACTTCAGTGAGCAATAGCTCAGATACTTCAAAGAATCAACCTTCAAACATAAAGAATCAGCATGGAATTTGATACAAATATGCTACAGCAACGAAATTAATTCAGTTGCCTTCGTAATCATATAAACTCTTTTGTATTACCAACCTTAGATGATGACAGGGAAGAAGAGAGTTTTTCAAGAAGCAAGGGAATGACATATGGCTCAAGAAGTGGTGTTGATGAGAAAGCTATCTGCGGAACAAAAAAACATTGTACAGCTCAGTTATTAGTACAAAAGTGCTTTTTACAACCCTTGTTATTTATGGCAAGCTTGAAAGTGCTCTTGACTCGAGACTCgaataataaaaaagattaaaatCTAGTAAATTTGGTTCAAGTACCAGAGAGAATTTATTCATTTGATTATAAACACTCATTAGTCATCTTCACCACAGATGCCTATGCATTTAGTAACAGTTTTCTACTTCTATCAAATTTCTTATTGTGCTCGCCTATTCAGATATATTATCCCTCCCTAAGCCAGCATCCAagatatactaaaaaaaataattcaataggAATCCAGAAAGAGAAACCCAATATTTGGAAACATGAAAGGGGAGAAACTACAGCAAGAACAATTAAATAAAGATAATCTGGTCATGCAAAAATATTCTGTCGAGCTATACATGTAAGGATTAAGGAATGATCTATAATTCACGCAAGTGAGAGACtaacaagaaaagaaaagaaaatttggCATTTGTGAGATAGACTAGACTGTGGGCTATACGAGTGATTTATGTCGATGATGGCATTGTTATCATTGGCATTACAAGTGCTTCATTGTTAGAATGCTAAAAGTTTGGTTATTGGAAGATCATAACAAATAGCATAAATATGTTCAAGACCTACATACACCATACACCATAGCAATGGAGCATACATTCAATTACAGCATACCATAAGCGCCCTTGCAAGATCGTCTCTTTTCACATCAGTGTCCTCTCCTTTTGGCTGGATAATGTTAAGAAAGCAAACCAAAAGTAAAAAAAAGCTTGCATAGAGCTTTtatcaataaatataattatgaaTTTGTATGTATAGTGAAGGTAAGGCTTCCATACATGAGTAAAATGAATGGGAAAGTAACTATTTAAAGTTTCAAAAAGCTCTCCAGAAAAATTTGCTAGCTGCCCATTAGGATCTGGAAATAGTTGAATTACTGCACAAATGATGTGAAAGGCTAGCAATAAGCAATGAGGATCCTTCTCTCCATCAACAGCTTCACAGATTCCATACAGAAGGAGTTCATCCTTGACAACaccaaaaaaatagattaagacTGAAagtgggaaaaaaaaaaagaaaaagggtgAATATGCCACGAGGAGGCAAAACATAAAAGAATTAGAAGGGAATTCTATGTTCTTTTGACATCTATTCAGCACCAGTGTCTAGTTAAGAGAAAATGCTCACAAAGATTAAACCCTAAAATCATTATCTTGAAAGAATGTAAGCATTTATCTGCAATATGAAGTGAGAGAACACAAATTATAGCTTTGCAACTTTAAATTATCGATATTAAACATTGACATTCAAATAACAAATCAGTCAAAAGCAAGTAATAAAATTGAAGTTAGAATGATAAAAATCCAGCAATTAATTTTGATAGTAAGTTTGGAAAGAATACCATGGAAGCAACCTCATTGGGATAGCATTCTAAGACACATTCCAGAAGCTGAAAACAAAGCTGCAACAATTTTTTATGTTAAATTTAGTCAGTAAAAATTTGGAAAAGGGGAACAGCTATACATGAAAgctaataattctttttttttttccttcttgatTAAAATTCTTGCATTTGGATTCTTACCTCCCTGTCGTGCTGACCTAAAGACTGCACTTGTAGGGTATTTAAGAAAACCTCAGCAACTGCTTTTGCATCAGTGGAAGAGActacaccaacatcactttttcTCCTCAGTAGTGCTAAGCACCCAACAAGAGCCCCGCGTAATGCTCTCCAATCTACCTGATATCATTACCAAATAATACATTGACAGCAACGGCTAAAAGTTAATCAATGAAGTAGTTTGTGTGACAATTTGCCATCATAGGGACTTAAAACAAAGAGCATAGGGGGAAACAGTGCTCTCTCACCAGCCtatctgtgaagaatccaattaaGCTATGAATGATAGCACTGCCTAGTGGCTTTGAAGCAAGACGTCGAAGTACTTCCCCAAGAAGAAGAGTGCCTAAAGATGAGAACACAATTTATGAGATTTCAgactaaattaaaaaataaataaaagcttttgagaaaaagagaaaaagagagacaaAGAGAGAGTGGTTAACGGCCAGGAATAAATTTTAGAACATTTTGTACAATGCTGATATAccaataaaaactaataaacgCTACTCAAGTAGAATCACAAACAGAACAGCAGTTTCCAAAACAGTAAGAATAATGAACTCTGAAAGTGTAAAGTAAAATTCACCAAGTATACTCTAAAGTGAAAACAGAATCATTATGCAATTCAAAATGTGACCATTATGTTTCCAACTTTGTAACGGTTGAGGAGTGTTGTCCATATAAATATAAGGCAAAATCTTTGTTTAACTTTCAGTGAGTTCAACTTCAACTTACCTCTAGCTCGAATGACATTATCTGTAGTGGTCAGGTACATTTCCATCTCTCTGACCTAAATTACAGGAAACCACATATAAGAACATAAATCAATTAATATTACCTGATAAGATAGTAATTTATTCTTACCAGAGTTTCAATAGTTATGAAGTCATTCTTAACAAGTGAAGTGATAGAATCCAAACTTGCTGCCTGCGGTCACACACAAATTATAGAACTGAGTACCCCTTTTCTTATCATTGAGTAAAATATATAAAGCACCACCAGGATAAGTAGCAAAACGCATAAACCAATTGTCTCAGCCCTCAATTCCTTTTTATTTACTAATCTGTGcttcaaaatattacaaattaaagttgcaTGCAATATTAAGAAATTCTCAGttgtaaaataataacgaaaataCAAATCTTTATGCCACAAAAGCTACAGTTCAcagcataaaataaaataataacgaaaaaaCAAATCTTTTTCGAAAGAATCTGACCTAAACCACTTACAGaacatatgaaaaaaaaagacGGCATTAGAAGCAGTACCATCGAAAAATAGCTATGATCAAATTATTTcctcaataaaattaaaataaatactaaGCACGCAAAATTTAAACCACTATTATCACTCGAACGACAACTTTTTGTTTCTACTCCCGtctcaattaatcaaattattataatGTCACCAGAACTCCAAATAGTACTTTTCTCACTTCCACAACAAAGGAATGCGTTATTAAGAAACAGACAATTAGTACATAAGTTCACCCAAAATTATAGAGAACAGGGAAAGTGAGGGTGAACCTGTTGACTCTGGGAGCGAGAGGTGTCGACGTAAGACTCAATGTGCTGAGTCAAGTCGCTCGGTTCCGCCATTGTTGGCGAATAGAGACTTGTAGGGTTTTAGTAACGTTTTCAACAAAAGAAATTGGAGAGGACTGACTGAACTGGatgcttttttctttttgttgaaGTTGAGTAGAAGCCCCTAATATTCCTTATATTTACTTACGACCCCTGTTATTTAAATTATCTGCTACACACGCCACCAAATAAGATCACTTTTTTAGCCTTTTGATTTTCATCATTTCATTTTTTTGCGGGGAGTTGGTGTAGTGTTGCTGCAGCGGTTAGAGATTCTAGAGGCGTTTACATTGGTCTTCTATGGGTAAAATTTAACTCTTCTTActgattttgccattttattttTAGCCAAATATGCTATTGATCATTGAGCTTGTGCTACGTGAAATAGAGAGATTTCTCATTTCTCCTTTGTTGCTTGTGTTGCTATTAATGCACACAAGACACAAGCCAATTCTAATATAAATATCATTTCTTCTACGAagattaaactttaagttttggGGTTGTTTTCCCTCTACTCGTTTTTTATGATACGACAGAAAAAGAATTTCATCGTGATTAATTTTAAGTTAGCTAAACAATGTACCCTTTGTGTAACTAAATTCAATATCCAAGTTATGCATTTTGTaaatttctcatatttatgtcatGTATTATGACACTGGAATTTCATAGTACAATAATAGTGCTCTACAAAAGTTCATGTAGCCATGATAATAATACAAAATGTCGTTTAGGATATAAAGCTGATTGATTCTCAGGAATATCACACAATTCCCATGGTTAACCATAACAAGTTAAGCAAACTTGTTAACCATAACAAGTTAAGCAAACTTGATGGCAAAACAAAATTTAACTTGGAACTTTTAACTCTCTCCATCAAAAGAGGCCTCTTCCAATAGATCAAGGAATCCATTCCGAGAAGTTGCACGAACACTAAGGGAGAATTTATCAGTACTAGTAGATGCCGCTTCAAACTTTGTCCACAGCTCCTTCTTTAAAGTGTTCTCACCAGGATGTTTGCCTCTTTTGCTTGTGCTTTGAGGAGGTTCCATCCAAGTAAGAGTGCTTTCAACAAGGCTAAAGTTTCTGCCTAAATTTTCTG is a window from the Cannabis sativa cultivar Pink pepper isolate KNU-18-1 chromosome 1, ASM2916894v1, whole genome shotgun sequence genome containing:
- the LOC115707533 gene encoding MMS19 nucleotide excision repair protein homolog, which encodes MAEPSDLTQHIESYVDTSRSQSQQAASLDSITSLVKNDFITIETLVREMEMYLTTTDNVIRARGTLLLGEVLRRLASKPLGSAIIHSLIGFFTDRLVDWRALRGALVGCLALLRRKSDVGVVSSTDAKAVAEVFLNTLQVQSLGQHDRELCFQLLECVLECYPNEVASMDELLLYGICEAVDGEKDPHCLLLAFHIICAVIQLFPDPNGQLANFSGELFETLNSYFPIHFTHPKGEDTDVKRDDLARALMIAFSSTPLLEPYVIPLLLEKLSSSLSSSKVDSLKYLSYCSLKYGADRMTKHAGAIWSSIKSEISTSVKEPTEAVTSESINGLGFQENEIAAEALVLLGIVVLQNNDLYLSLILDDEDISSIFNIITSYRRYNDIPLEGKERLHVVGRILYITSKTSIVSCNRVFETFFPRLVGILEGNSSGDHFLNFGALYLSVELLAACRDLIVDFGELASNSFSAHEACCCIIRNCFDSLIQILCPTLVATATEAVHDVDIYFRVKSLQILATFPEGHLPISKSIFESILTTLVSVILVDFKQMLLWKLAMKALVLIGSFISKSNESEKGLSYTNIVVEKIVSSLSNDKFTLPFPLKLEVLSELGATGQNHMLMIVEGLEGAIFANLDDYFVLGNKSSAELAIQLMQCYSKKVIPWIREVDGLVEVLLRFIVNIWERVESWMSHSIQLQEKGLLNATTMAMKVTVASCSWELQNTIIQKAYTVLASNTSLLPKKSPLTFIPVELEGLQLTLHADNVSGKDELLLSLFASVIIAIQPRVEIPNIKEILHLFLTTLLKGHVSSAQALGSIINKLGTKSYRAEMSNGFMLEEAIDILLKTRSWNPQDSGALSSGNEMSLAELCLGFVNHRQLQINAIVGLAWVGKGLLLRGHEKVKDVVMILLECILPEGNIWASNLTQDLHPSVQKSAADAFHLLMSDSKICLNRKFHTIIRPLYKQRLFSIVMPILQSSIRKADSSISRSMLFRASAHIISDTPLIAVLSEANKLIPILLEGLSIFSEDTLDKEELYNLLLVLSGILTDKKGQEAVIENATSIINCLTGLMVYPHMMLVRETAIQCLTAMSELPHARIYPMRPQVLRALLKAADDPKRFVRQEAVRCRQAWASIA